One window from the genome of Pempheris klunzingeri isolate RE-2024b chromosome 7, fPemKlu1.hap1, whole genome shotgun sequence encodes:
- the lrrc74b gene encoding LOW QUALITY PROTEIN: leucine-rich repeat-containing protein 74B (The sequence of the model RefSeq protein was modified relative to this genomic sequence to represent the inferred CDS: substituted 1 base at 1 genomic stop codon), with amino-acid sequence MVHGKKLAKETLLPSVLEDDDAERESEKLQLGEVGSXPSSQVCKLLSKESVSNQVDVSGPKDQCSSPDGRVLDGGEREGEEEEEEEDEGNEKEELEGEECVISDEDYDTDLEPGGIEKGYDPTGQTCYMEACEALQVVPASYFLQHMHDSELSMMHRGLGPQGTKALAVPLVTNTSILKLNLRDNWMEGMGGAAIAQMLKENCYITELDLSGNKLGDYGARAIAGMLKENSTLVSLNLSGNHFTDQSAEDFGPALITNTKLQHLDLSSNALGESAGQNLGHCLSENTGLRSLSLAWNCIQGRGAVMLANGLGGNIFLRTVDLSFNGFGKEGAIALGEALKENNILEELNVSNNRIPPEGAIRLAMGLKVNKTIKSLNMGRNPIQNIGCYGILKSVQENPDSAMETLDFSDITVNQDFEDLYTAVKEIFAALTVNHGGRIGTFRKAKA; translated from the exons ATGGTTCATGGGAAAAAGTTGGCCAAGGAGACGCTGCTGCCTTCTGTGCTGGAAGACGATGAcgcagaaagagaaagtgagaagcTACAGCTGGGGGAGGTAGGAAGCTGACCGTCCAGCCAAGTCTGCAAACTCTTGAGCAAGGAAAGTGTGAGCAACCAG GTCGACGTGAGTGGGCCAAAGGACCAATGCTCAAGCCCTGATGGGAGAGTGCTAGACGGAGGTGAaagagagggtgaagaggaagaggaggaggaggatgaagggaatgaaaaggaggagctggaaggagaggagtgtgtgatCTCTGATGAGGACTATGACACAGATTTGGAGCCTGGAGGTATTGAGAAG GGATATGACCCGACGGGGCAGACGTGTTACATGGAAGCGTGTGAAGCGTTACAGGTGGTACCTGCCTCTTACTTCCTGCAGCACATGCATGATAGCGAGTTGTCCATGATGCATCGTGGTCTGGGGCCTCAG ggcaCCAAAGCACTGGCAGTTCCCCTGGTAACCAACACTTCAATACTGAAGCTGAACCTGCGAGATAATTGGATGGAAGGAATGGGTGGAGCTGCTATAGCCCAGATGTTAAAGGAAAATTGTTACATTACAG AGTTGGACCTATCCGGCAACAAGCTTGGAGATTATGGGGCCAGAGCCATAGCTGGTATGCTTAAAGAGAACAGCACCCTGGTGAGCCTCAATCTGTCAGGAAACCATTTCACAGACCAGTCTGCTGAAGATTTCGGTCCAGCACTGATCACCAACACCAAGCTACAGCACCTTGACCTCAGCTCCAATGCTCTAGGAGAGAGTGCAG GGCAAAACCTGGGACACTGTCTGTCGGAGAACACCGGGTTGAGATCACTGAGTCTGGCCTGGAACTGTATTCAAGGGAGAGGAGCTGTGATGTTGGCCAATGGCCTCGGG ggaaacattttcctcagaaCTGTGGATCTGTCATTCAATGGCTTTGGTAAGGAAGGAGCCATTGCTTTAGGAGAAGCTCTCAAAGAGAACAACATTTTGGAGGAGCTGAATGTGAG TAACAACCGAATACCCCCTGAAGGAGCCATTCGCCTTGCCATGGGCCTCAAAGTAAACAAGACAATCAAATCCCTGAAT ATGGGTAGAAACCCTATCCAGAACATTGGGTGCTATGGGATCCTTAAGTCTGTACAGGAAAACCCAGATTCAGCCATGGAGACATTAGACTTTTCG GACATCACAGTGAACCAGGATTTTGAAGATTTGTATACGGCAGTGAAAGAAATATTCGCTGCGCTTACAGTAAATCACGGGGGCAGAATTGGCACATTCAGAAAAGCTAAAGCTTGA